The Candidatus Polarisedimenticolia bacterium genome includes the window GCGATGTTCCCCGAGGAGTCGAGCGCCTCCACCGCCGCCATGAACGGCAGGGGGTCGAAGAGGTCCACTCCCACAAGCGCCGGCAGGGGCCGGAACCGGAAGGAGCTGGCGTTCCGCACGATCACGACGCCGGGGTTCGCGCAGGGACGGCAGAGGATGCCGCTGCCGTCCTTGTCCCCCAGGACGCAGTTGGTCTCGGACAGGAGCGATTGTCCGGGGGGCGCCGCGGCCGCGATGTCGAACTCGATCCACGCCATTTCCTTCGGTCCGGGACCCAGGCCGGCGGGCGGGTTGCTCTCGCCCAGGATGCGCAGGACGCCCGGCCCGACCGGGGCCATGACCACGCTCCAGCCGCCCGCGAGGGCGGTGTCGGCTCCGAGCATCACGGCGACCGGCGTCAGGACAGCGGGGTTGTAGTTGAGATCGACCTGGAACCCGGCGACGCCATCCCCTTCATTCAGGGTGATCGGCACGGACACGCGCGTGCCCGGCTCGCCAATCGCCCGGCCGTTGCAGATCTCCCGGAAGGAGATCGGCGTCTGCAGGGGCAGCGCTCCCGGCTTGCCGGCGGGGCCGGCCTGGGAAACCCCGGCCACCTCGAGCGGCTTGAGCGCGCGCCGGAAGAGATCCATTTCGTCCAGCGCCCCGGTGAAGAAGGTGCCCGCCCGGGCACCCGCCATCGATCGACTCCGGCCGATCCACATCTCGCTCGAGTTGCCGATGTTCCCCTGCGCCGGCATCGGGTCGAAGGTGGCGCACGCCACGCCGTCCACGAACAGCCTGCCGCCGATCGGGCTGTCCCGGTCCACGCTCACGGCGAGGTGATGCCACTTGCCGTCGGCCACGCCACAGGGTCCGATGATGCCAACCATCGGCGATCCCGTCGCCCCCGCCATGGGCTTCATTTCGAACGCCGGCATGCCGTCCTGGAGGAAGAACGAGAAACCCGTGCCCGCGTCGTCGAGCTTCTCGACGAGCGGCTGCCTTCCCATGGCCGTCGTCATGGCCCAGAGGTCGATGGCCATGTCCTCGGTCCCCACGTTCAGCTCGGGGTGATCAAGGACGCGCACGAAGTCGTCGACGCCATCGAAGGACAGGGCGGTCCCGACCTCGCCCATGATCGTCTTCGGCCCGCCCTCCGGGATACCGTCGTTCGGTGCCCCGCGCAGGTCACCGGACATTTGAGGCATCATACCCATCGGGTCAAAGATGTACGGATCCTCGAACCGGTACCAGGCGACCCAGCACGGGATCAGCCGGCACGGGGTGAGGGTGTCGAAGGGGGCGAAGTCGACCGGGAAATAGACCAGGTCCTTGCAGCGGCATTCCCACTCCCGCCAGATGTCGTCGATGTTGCCGTGGTGGCCCCAGAAGATGTGCGCGGAGGGGGAGTGGAACGAGCACATGGCACCGCCCACGGAACAGTGGACGCTGCCGTGGTAGCCGTTGATCCCGGACGTCAGAGCGTCACGGTCTTCGTAGTCACAGAGGGCGGGGTAGATGGCGCCGGCGGGCTTGGCGATGTTCGGCGTGGTGTCGAAAAGGGGCGCGCAATCGCCGGGCCCCTCGGTGGGGGCGTTCACAGAGCAGACGGCCGTGTCAGCGGTGAAGCAGTCGGGATCGACGCTCTGGAGCTCCGCGGGAATCGGGTTCGACGCGAGCCACTTGGGGAAAGGCACGAACTCCGGGTGGCCCTGGGAAACGAGATAGTTCTCCAGCCCGGCGATGTAGGTGCGGTGCCAGGGAAGAAGCATGGGAATGTCGTGGATGTGTTCTGTATAGTGCTGGCCGATGACGCACGCGTCGATGTAGTCGCCCATCAGATCGTCCAGGTCGCTCCGCTCCGCGGGCGTGAAATCATCGTTGAGGTCCGGCCGCCGGAAGAGACATGGATCGATGAACGGCAGGTAAAGACCGGGATCGATCAGCAGCGCCGACAGGCCCTCCGTGACACGGGCGGACTTGGACACCGGAGCACCAGCCGCCGCCATCCCGATGAACATGGAGGATTGGCCGACCGGCACGCCGTCGTAGAAGTGGAACGAGAGGCGGTACCCCGTCTGGTCTGCGTAGTCGGGGGCCATGCCCCCGGTGGCGCCTCCCATGTTCACGACGAAGTAGTCCTCCTTCTTCCCGTCGCCGTCGTAGTCCAGCGGCACCGCGTTCCCGAAATCAGCAGTGAACGTCTGAACCATGGGCGTGGTCTGGGTTCCTCGTGCGTTCGTCAGGTCGATCCGGTACAGATAGGCGTGCAGCCCTGCGGCCTGCGATCCGGGCTTTCCGGGGAAGGTCCGCGTGTGCAGCAGCCCTCCGGTCGCTGCGCCCGGCAGGTCGAGCTTGTCGGCGGTGTCTACGATGTCCGAGATGACGCAGGTCGGGTCGAACACACAGCCAAGCGTCGCGGGGTCCGCCCGGACGCCCCGGAGCGGCGCCGCCCACACGGCGGCCGGGATGAGAACGAGAAACGCGGCGACGAGCATTCGTTTCATCGCGAATCCTCCTGCGTGTCGTGGTGGGGACGAGAACCACCCGCCTCTCCGCAGCGCACACGGAGAGAATGAAACGGGCAGGCGCGGGTTCTTATGCTGCGAGACTAAATGGCACGACACCTCGACAACGACAAGTCGGCTAAGGGGATGACATCCGTCGATCCGTCATCCGGAGGGTTCGGGCCTGAACCCGGGAACCACGCCGCCGCTCCTGGCGTAGTATCCGGCAGTCGCCCTTGTGCCCGACGCGGAGGAGTCACGGCATGACCCCGGAACTCGTGATCGACAGCGTGACCAAGACCTACCCCAACGGCGTGCAGGCCCTCAAGGGGGTCTCGCTGCGGATTCCCGCGGGGATGTTCGGGCTCCTGGGGCCGAACGGCGCGGGCAAGTCGACCCTGATGCGCACCATCGCCACCCTGCAGGAGCCCGACCGAGGCACGATCACCTTCGGCGACATCGACGTCCTGCGGCAGAAGGATCGCGTCCGGCGGACCCTCGGCTACCTGCCGCAGGAGTTCGGCGTCTACCCGAAGGTCACAGCACTCGAGCTGCTCGACCATTTCGCGGTCCTCAAGGGGCTCGTCGACCGGCGGCAGCGCGGCGAAATCGTGGATTCCGTCCTGCGTCGCACCAACCTGTGGGATGTGCGCAAGCGGCGGCTCGGCACGTTTTCCGGCGGGATGAAGCAGCGCTTCGGGATCGCCCAGGCCCTCCTGGGCAGCCCGCGGCTCATGATCGTGGACGAGCCGACCGCGGGCCTCGATCCGGCGGAGCGGTTGCGGTTCCACAACATGCTCAGCGAAATCGGCGAGAACGTCGTGGTCATCCTCTCCACCCATATCGTCGAGGACGTGAGCGACCTGTGCAGCCGGATGGCGATCATCGCCTCGGGCCGGGTCCTCCTCAGCGGCGAGCCGCAATCGGCGATCGACTCGCTGCGCGGCCGGGTCTGGAAGAAGGTGGTGCCGCGCGAGCAGCTGGCCGACCACGAGCGCGATCTCGCGGTCATCTCGACGCACCTGGTCGCCGGCCGGACCGCCATCCACGTCCTGGCCCCGACCCGTCCCGACGCGTCGTTCGAGGAGGTCCCGGCCGACCTGGAGGACGTCTACTTCTCCACCCTGCGCTCCGCCGAAGCGAAGGCGGCCTGACCGCGATGCTCGCGCGCATCTTCGCCTTCGAGGTCCGCTACCAGATCCGGCAGCCGCTCTTCTGGGTCGCCGCGGCCCTCTTCTTCCTGCTGACCTTCGGCGCGGTGACCACGGACGTCGTCCAGGTCGGGGGATCGATCGGCAGCGTCAACCGGAACGCCCCGTTCGTCCTGATGCAGATTCTTCTCGTGATGACGGTGATCGGGACCTTCCTGACCACCGCCTTCGCGGCGGGGAGCGTCCATCGCGACTTCGAGACCCAGGCGGACGCGATCTTCTTCTCGTTGCCGATCCGCAAGGCCGACTACCTGTTCGGACGCCTCTCCGGATCCCTCGCGATATCCTGGCTGGTCTACCTCGCCGTCCTGCTCGCGGTGGCCATCGGCGGCCTGATGCCCTGGCTCGAGCCCGAGCGCATCGGGCCGTTCCGGCTGGCGCCTTACGTCTTCTCGATGCTGGCGTTCGTGCTCCCCAACGTCATCATCACCGGCGCGATCTTCTTCGCTCTCGCCACTCTGACACGGAGCCTCCTCTATACCTACGCCGGAGTCGTGATCTTCTTCGTCGCCTACACGATTTCGAGCATCCTCCTCGACGACATCGAGAACCGCAACCTCGTCGCGTTTCTGGATCCGTACGGTTTCGGAGCGTTCGAGCTGGTGACGCGATACTGGACCGTGGCCGAGAAGAACGAGGGCCTGATGCCGTTGCGGGGCGCCCTGCTCGAGAACCGGCTCCTCTGGCTCGCCGTCTCGGCGGCCGTCATGGCGTTCACCTGGGCGCGTTTCAAGCTCACGACCGTCGCGGGAGGCAGGGCCCGCGGCCGGCGGGGCGCGCCGGTCCCCGCGGCCTCGACGCCGCCCGGCGTCCCCGAGCACGCCGCCGCTGCGGGCTCCCTTCCGGCGGCCGCGCAGTCCTTCGGCGCGGGGACGACCTGGACCCACTTCCTGCGCCAGACGCGCATCGAGACGATTGGCGTACTGCGCGGAATCCCGTTTCTGATCATGCTCTTCGCAGGGCTCTTCAACGTCTTTGGGGGCACCTATTCACTGGACGATCTCTACGGCACACGGATCTACCCCGTCACGAACCTGATGCTGCGCGCCATCGGCGGCAACTTCGGGCTCTTCATCTTTCTCGTCCTGACCTTCTACAGCGGCGACCTGGTGTGGCGCGAGCGCAACCTCCGCATGTCGGAGCTGTTTGACGCCCTTCCCGTGCGCACCTGGATGGGCTGGGCCTCGAAGCTGGCGGCCCTCGCCGGGATCCTGCTCGCCATGCTGGTCGCGGTGTTCCTGACCTGCGTCGGCATCCAGGCGTTCACCGGTTACACACACTTCGAGATTCCGCTCTATCTCGAGGGCCTCTTCCTCGTGGCGCTGCCGCAGTTCCTGTTCTACGCCGCCCTCTGCCTCTTCGTGCAGGTCATGGTGGACAACAAGTACATCGGCTGGCTGGTCTCCAGCCTGTTCTACATCGCCGGCTTCGTTCTTCCCGCGCTCCGGCTCGATCACCACCTGTACCGGTTCGGGACCGCCCCGGACGCGCCCTACTCCGACATGAACGGGTTCGGCCACTTCGTGCAGCCCCTGTCCTGGTTCTTCCTCTACTGGGGCCTGGTCTGCGCGGGGCTCGTGTGCGTGGCGCACCTCTTCTGGGTGCGCGGCTCCGAGGCGACGTTTGCGCTCCGCCTGCGGCAGGCGCGCCACCGCCTGACGCGCCCCGCGGCTGCGACTCTCCTCGCCGCGATCGCCGGGGCCGTGGCGACCGGCGGGTTCATCTTCTACAACACCAACGTCCTCAACCACTACCGGCCGACCAAGATCCGCTTCGACCGCCAGGCCGAGTACGAGAAAAAATACCGGCGGTTCCTCCGCCTGCCGCAGCCGCGGGTCACCGACGTCTATGCCGACGTCGACATCGACCCCGAGAGGCGGTCGGTCGCCATCCGCGGACACTACATCCTCGAGAACCGGACCGGGGCGCCCGTCGATCGCCTGCATCTCTATTTGAACCCGGACGTCCGCGTCCTCTCCCTCGAGCCGGAGGGGGCCAGGCCCGAGACCGTCGACGAGGACCTCGGATACCGCATCTTCCGGCTCGACCCCCCGCTCGGCCCGGGAGCGCGGATGCAGGTGACCTACGACCTGGCCGTCGAGAACCGGGGATTCGTGAACAACGGCTCCCGCAACGAGATCGTGTACAACGGCACCTTCTTCAACAGCTTCGATTTTTTCCCGCACGTCGGCTACGTCAGCAGGAACGCCGAGCTGGACGATCCGAACGAGCGCCGCCGGCGCGACCTGCCGCCCGTGCAGCGCTTCCCCAAGATCGACGACACCGCGGCGCGGGGGGACAACTATCTCTCCGGCGAGGCGGACTGGATCCACTTCGCCACGACGGTCAGCACGAGCCCGGACCAGATCGCCATCGCCCCGGGGTACCTCAAGCGCGAGTGGGTGGAGAACGGCCGGCGCTACTTCCGCTACGAGATGGACTCCCCGATCCTCGACTTCTTCGCCTACCTCTCGGCCCGTTACGCCGTGAAGCGCGATCGGTGGAACGACGTCGCCATCGAGATCGACTACCACCCCGAGC containing:
- a CDS encoding LamG-like jellyroll fold domain-containing protein, translating into MKRMLVAAFLVLIPAAVWAAPLRGVRADPATLGCVFDPTCVISDIVDTADKLDLPGAATGGLLHTRTFPGKPGSQAAGLHAYLYRIDLTNARGTQTTPMVQTFTADFGNAVPLDYDGDGKKEDYFVVNMGGATGGMAPDYADQTGYRLSFHFYDGVPVGQSSMFIGMAAAGAPVSKSARVTEGLSALLIDPGLYLPFIDPCLFRRPDLNDDFTPAERSDLDDLMGDYIDACVIGQHYTEHIHDIPMLLPWHRTYIAGLENYLVSQGHPEFVPFPKWLASNPIPAELQSVDPDCFTADTAVCSVNAPTEGPGDCAPLFDTTPNIAKPAGAIYPALCDYEDRDALTSGINGYHGSVHCSVGGAMCSFHSPSAHIFWGHHGNIDDIWREWECRCKDLVYFPVDFAPFDTLTPCRLIPCWVAWYRFEDPYIFDPMGMMPQMSGDLRGAPNDGIPEGGPKTIMGEVGTALSFDGVDDFVRVLDHPELNVGTEDMAIDLWAMTTAMGRQPLVEKLDDAGTGFSFFLQDGMPAFEMKPMAGATGSPMVGIIGPCGVADGKWHHLAVSVDRDSPIGGRLFVDGVACATFDPMPAQGNIGNSSEMWIGRSRSMAGARAGTFFTGALDEMDLFRRALKPLEVAGVSQAGPAGKPGALPLQTPISFREICNGRAIGEPGTRVSVPITLNEGDGVAGFQVDLNYNPAVLTPVAVMLGADTALAGGWSVVMAPVGPGVLRILGESNPPAGLGPGPKEMAWIEFDIAAAAPPGQSLLSETNCVLGDKDGSGILCRPCANPGVVIVRNASSFRFRPLPALVGVDLFDPLPFMAAVEALDSSGNIATGYGRTAMMTVAPGLCPADTLLPATLPFVSGLGGPDTFRVFCCPEFASGFPLALMASDPPLEITGTSAPAVGISKGDLDANGQADVLDVLRDVRQALGQSVAQPPPTAFQAWAGDMLSEHCVVDNMINVLDVLRVRNKSLGRPLLCTCGGPFAMDGLTVAAVPQTSLGVRLEKAGPRAYVVIVEGARDLGGLQFEIKGATPDTVVTPEGLSTGRGWQVFTDGGRANLMRVVAFGSATGGITGDGAVLKITGAGSPKIRAVVASDQDGREVPVR
- a CDS encoding ABC transporter ATP-binding protein codes for the protein MTPELVIDSVTKTYPNGVQALKGVSLRIPAGMFGLLGPNGAGKSTLMRTIATLQEPDRGTITFGDIDVLRQKDRVRRTLGYLPQEFGVYPKVTALELLDHFAVLKGLVDRRQRGEIVDSVLRRTNLWDVRKRRLGTFSGGMKQRFGIAQALLGSPRLMIVDEPTAGLDPAERLRFHNMLSEIGENVVVILSTHIVEDVSDLCSRMAIIASGRVLLSGEPQSAIDSLRGRVWKKVVPREQLADHERDLAVISTHLVAGRTAIHVLAPTRPDASFEEVPADLEDVYFSTLRSAEAKAA
- a CDS encoding ABC transporter permease subunit yields the protein MLARIFAFEVRYQIRQPLFWVAAALFFLLTFGAVTTDVVQVGGSIGSVNRNAPFVLMQILLVMTVIGTFLTTAFAAGSVHRDFETQADAIFFSLPIRKADYLFGRLSGSLAISWLVYLAVLLAVAIGGLMPWLEPERIGPFRLAPYVFSMLAFVLPNVIITGAIFFALATLTRSLLYTYAGVVIFFVAYTISSILLDDIENRNLVAFLDPYGFGAFELVTRYWTVAEKNEGLMPLRGALLENRLLWLAVSAAVMAFTWARFKLTTVAGGRARGRRGAPVPAASTPPGVPEHAAAAGSLPAAAQSFGAGTTWTHFLRQTRIETIGVLRGIPFLIMLFAGLFNVFGGTYSLDDLYGTRIYPVTNLMLRAIGGNFGLFIFLVLTFYSGDLVWRERNLRMSELFDALPVRTWMGWASKLAALAGILLAMLVAVFLTCVGIQAFTGYTHFEIPLYLEGLFLVALPQFLFYAALCLFVQVMVDNKYIGWLVSSLFYIAGFVLPALRLDHHLYRFGTAPDAPYSDMNGFGHFVQPLSWFFLYWGLVCAGLVCVAHLFWVRGSEATFALRLRQARHRLTRPAAATLLAAIAGAVATGGFIFYNTNVLNHYRPTKIRFDRQAEYEKKYRRFLRLPQPRVTDVYADVDIDPERRSVAIRGHYILENRTGAPVDRLHLYLNPDVRVLSLEPEGARPETVDEDLGYRIFRLDPPLGPGARMQVTYDLAVENRGFVNNGSRNEIVYNGTFFNSFDFFPHVGYVSRNAELDDPNERRRRDLPPVQRFPKIDDTAARGDNYLSGEADWIHFATTVSTSPDQIAIAPGYLKREWVENGRRYFRYEMDSPILDFFAYLSARYAVKRDRWNDVAIEIDYHPEHPYNVDRMIAAVKASLDYFTTRFGPYQHHQVRIVEFPRYARFAQSFPNTIPFSESIGFIARLDDRPDAIDYVSYVTAHEVAHQWWAHQVMGGNVQGATLMSETMSQYSALMVMEHMNGRGKMRRFLKYELDRYLAGRGGERIEELPIYLVEDQPYIHYRKGSLVMYALKDYVGEEPLNRALAEYVRAVAFQKPPYTCSLEFLDYIKRAVPPDRQAILDDLFRNITLYENKATQATWSKREDGKYIVRIEVAAAKYRADGKGRETPSPLDDWIDIGVFGARDPKGPSEGRLLALEKRRVDGSGSTFEMVVDEEPKKAGIDPFNKLIDRNPGDNLVSVSAGSPTEHRAGN